The following are encoded together in the Oncorhynchus gorbuscha isolate QuinsamMale2020 ecotype Even-year linkage group LG03, OgorEven_v1.0, whole genome shotgun sequence genome:
- the LOC124032006 gene encoding msx2-interacting protein-like isoform X1, with the protein MVRETRHLWVGNLPENVREEKIIEHFKRYGRVESVKVLPKRGSEGGVAAFVDFVDIKSAQKAHNSINKMGDRDLRTDYNEPGTIPSAVRGLDNSLSLGSRGRDVSGFTRVAGDLVYVPPALLHSREGRYERRLDGTAESRDRAYDNNAYGHHERAGSSFDRQRHYDSDYYRDTRERMLNTGSGTASGGVGVGSAGVGGGVVGTCVSACGTGGGPGTVAGGSGGSSSVGVGYYRSHSRSPSHFDTPEPQYDTRTREPFILGSIDHMDLYQEEQGRHGDRSYHDSRSLSPHSSHSRNLSPQRVASPASWPPRSHSGTGSRSRSSSSNSVSSTSSSTSGSSDSSSSSDESPARSVQSAAVPTPSALALSAVEKDEPRKSFGVKVQNLPVRSTDTSLKDGLFHEFKKYGKVTSVQIHGALEERYGLVFFRQQEDQEKALGASKGKLFFGMQIEVIIWNGPGASTTETESENEYRPLDERIDEFHPKATRTLFIGNLEKTTSYHDLLNIFQRFGEIVDIDIKKVNGAPQYAFLQYCDIGSVCKAITKMDGEYLCNNRLKLGFGKSMPTTCVWLDGLASNITEQYLTRHFCRYGHVVKVVFDRPKGMALILYKNIEYAQAAVKETKGWKIGGNKIKVDFANQESQMAFYRSMQASGQDIRDFYEILSEGSDERRPQYEFAIERPFFDNNVRTPGGALIEDPRRKLPARSRESYTEWDPYQGDFYDPRYFDDPREYRDHRDPYEQDIRKYSYLQRERERERFETDRERDHGRRTIEHSQSPSHPNRPVSPTVSPSLSERLPSDSDRRICCRSSEQSGSCSSLSPPRFDKPDKEHPDRYNKSDKPEKERSFEVEHGIGGEKERRAGRKEKGEKEKGEKLRKFRLLSPSIPSPETDPELEREGSPGLRTKVSKFPPKEKEGSGKGQLDLPPCVVQLTRVKEKEGKSLGHAVLEKQKRGNDSIRLESPSTDQNSPPFHIKPQKGDIIKHRKVPKDKNMARLVEVVENDIKMKAKIHMKAGPGFDGSNSLDVDRLAARKRRFEESMLKTDRLKRASQEEEECGRLGLRKPAEEENEGDKSLLQIGVHKKEHCKAKSERLVTVFSPKDKQESDIVSMGMGLGLSLELQSRLGEPTEDETNPLDPPCLKIEFWGSKIHRSSSLMKISDDGSLDQDAFKVQPQEDNGGQGVGLYKSRGETEERLASDIDHSQSCQKQMEQSQWLWQKLEEPDKSDKTESPQGSNTEDFERFSLLHEVGKSRQDVTHDSPSNKRKKSDSFNFDLLSAKRERHYRSSQELNEDLCRSVTAFSGSGHFPSNEVYASQLSQSVTNKETKDSPKKEDKVYSHVDSLKYSLDVTPNSLSSPNTEFPKSKTTLLGCDEELLQRWESGIKSDFLRMDMTFPSSIVKRESIRKRLVRELEPGEVQSDSDHDGENKNHSTKPNTSLSSILREREERLTDLNFSGSLEKNKFYSFALDKTITPDTKALLERAKSLSSSREDNWSFLDRDSCFASLHSRSDKEKAESAPRPIPSWYMKKKKIHTDSEGKLDDKKEDPKAEDQQRQELFASRFLHSSIFEQDSRRLQHLERKDPDPKSGFGRHLSKQDSVEGQPEPGGVDLQEPIVLFHSRFLELQQRKETSRDHFPPEIENVDVVDKSEGEVQNEQQEGSSKVSEFMQKADIKSVGSSRILPISLFLPSPRAILPQQEKEAVLTSSSEQTVSPIKEEKVEHSRDLSPPQSPPLVEIQPPSSIVITPLRSVLSEAEVKVKPREELCEPKVTTDSNITVDHASFFDDKLPTPGASLSCFDAEAAEFPCSASPKIEDNMNMVKMEVQPRKPDSKDLDTPQKSEASHEVHMPVSEAEMKPAKPIRKQPKSKRAKPNVSETQILKHPETVVSEKPITRKSERIDREKMKRSSSPRGEISSEPITKSPVHVLDPENESSLFLGRTRRRNVRSVYATPSEGEAQPPGKEVVEYSRTTRKRAVDKEPVQQLQQDTLNTSTNTRRGRPSKSRRRGEDVSPVKGDSQKATEEDIDIKETVNTGEGLRMSEGWHSPRMQKVQTAQVSSPTGTSVGRRASRVDKQSESAPSTGEKSGDNTEEPEPKIKDESEEAGTLVEDAKQCVPTQKDKNLTDQIAKRLSEGDIERIESTYVEKRQKSEKSAKVKAPRLTQNAKLVTEDKSHCLRNFEIRVSVDDVKGLLCSGEDESESFETTVKKAKPETPDKEETRTQYLKEAAELSPEEKEVLLDPEPPVDPAAALLARQMELERAVENIAKLTVEKPIQPYKEPPAEPRTLLPPVTVETEGEKSANPASETELAAAIDSITAEDIPTDTDGFTAPPTYTALVPTPEPLVSPSADYVLEPEKHVIDPDPEMGVLIPSVKPLMPDDKASESSVSGASAQDDSPSPEAPKKTGKAVRAKTPKRSRGRKACINRKGETAEDVPEVETSPIKPTESIPEDMEIINSKAATATATVDVTCTMTVDTPKEAEQPAAEQPVPEESAFHASTKSPPHFKTLQLSAVAPALSSSLALKPYPTQLNVPPPCPGTMPVSPDWLSRSEESRIHATPAIQVNVVTPSAQAVTVLGNQSANPPMPPDTKASDIDPSSSTLRKILMEPKYVSASNSNAIPTTVLTTTLTDIRMSENENSSDTMTAWNKHLKDRTSPLIPHPTFQKPSPLTETQQNFGEKIVHSVISSPTTSVISRIPMPYDTEEAPRISLSNRNAGLSLPKQKFGSSMNENNRYHGVDAAEDLNSRGWSVVESTPYNTDSSPGLRVNTSQGVVVLSYSGQKTEGPQRISAKISQIPPASAVDIEFQQSVSKSQIKQEPLTPSHPSTPKGPLTPTGYGHPGVLLTGQSYNFQPVISTIKQESPGSDKSESSYHTGLQGSTVMMIQPKMIQQPVTSPQVLIYKKGLGVESIPMLADMAKAHQTSNLSPIMNPHHPSLTGNRMSPSPSTPTDQSVPHLKQEPYSPRTTGHSPFAKVCPPSNSMSPHGSSMVLHPGMPEMSLYISSMHHPHPEQSVIMTPVSHSVTQSVSMGRLSHGEIRINTPHLSGMNYGRRADFLPSSHTGPPQRSNMPAVIRDMVVQSHVGPTRGASDCSVEEDIRHYHHGLCRSSTPQLQSDVMMMQAEKRRGLHHAGLRLDQYSMASRDIRDIRDMRILMHHQLGEHTIAEGRQSQTPETGATSITNISAASNSPLVGKGMTQMGKETPKPLEANMSHPPHTESSRIMGVHSSVPVMVSPHHHPQGVQLIHPGGAGSFPVYRDMRGFHSQFSSHSSMGFNLASRGITPSQNADLSHRGMLSQSLSAGSLGGGCETKSDNSHLRHTTSMDLSHMPRIQRDTISPSYTSPMALSHKQELVLQKGPPVFMSSPPAAPLSSSSELRPEGKLGHSGYRSVDMVQLLTTYPIVWQGLLALKSDSVAVQLHFVSGNNVLAHHSLPPLEGGAPLRIAQRMRLEASQLEGVARRMMVENDYCLLLALPCGRDQEDVHSQTLLLKGGFITYLQKKQAAGIINVPNPGSNQPAYVVQIFPPCEFSESHLCRLAPDLLNSISSISPHLMIVIASV; encoded by the exons CAGTGATTCCAGTAGTTCGAGTGATGAGTCCCCAGCACGTTCAGTTCAGTCTGCTGCCGTCCCTACACCTTCAGCTCTGGCTTTATCTGCCGTTGAAAAGGATGAGCCTCGAAAAAGTTTTGGTGTCAAGGTTCAGAATCTTCCTGTGCGTTCTACAG ATACAAGTCTGAAGGATGGCCTGTTCCATGAGTTCAAGAAGTATGGGAAGGTGACTTCTGTGCAAATCCATGGAGCTTTAGAGGAGCGCTATGGACTTGTGTTCTTTCGCCAGCAAGAGGACCAGGAGAAGGCCCTTGGTGCATCAAAGGGGAAGCTGTTTTTTGGCATGCAAATTGAGGTCATCATCTGGAATGGCCCTGGTGCGTCCACAACTG AGACTGAAAGCGAGAATGAGTACCGGCCTCTGGATGAGAGGATAGACGAATTTCACCCCAAAGCCACACGAACTCTGTTTATTGGCAACCTGGAAAAGACCACCAGCTACCATGACCTTCTCAATATCTTTCAGCGTTTTGGGGAGATAGTG GATATTGACATCAAGAAAGTTAATGGTGCCCCTCAGTATGCCTTTCTACAGTACTGTGACATTGGCAGTGTTTGTAAGGCCATAACGAAGATGGATGGAGAGTACCTCTGCAACAATAGGCTAAAG CTGGGATTTGGAAAAAGCATGCCCACAACTTGTGTTTGGTTGGATGGTTTAGCCTCCAACATCACAGAGCAGTATCTCACTCGTCATTTCTGTCGTTATGGACATGTTGTCAAG GTTGTATTTGACAGACCCAAAGGAATGGCCCTTATCCTGTATAAAAACATTGAATATGCACAGGCCGCTGTCAAAGAGACCAAGGGTTGGAAGATTGGTGGCAACAAAATTAAG GTGGACTTTGCCAATCAGGAAAGTCAGATGGCTTTCTATCGCTCAATGCAGGCATCTGGGCAGGACATTCGCGACTTCTATGAAATCCTATCTGAAGGAAG tgaTGAACGCAGGCCTCAATATGAGTTTGCAATTGAACGGCCATTCTTTGACAACAATGTGCGAACACCTGGAGGAGCCTTAATAGAAGACCCCCGTCGCAAGTTACCTGCCAGGAGCCGCGAGTCCTACACTGAATGGGACCCATACCAGGGAGATTTCTATGACCCACGTTACTTTGATGACCCGCGTGAATACAGAGATCACAGAGACCCCTATGAGCAGGACATCCGCAAATACAGTTACTTGCAGAGGGAGCGTGAGAGGGAGCGCTTTGAAACAGACCGTGAACGTGACCATGGGCGGAGGACAATTGAACACAGCCAGAGCCCTTCTCACCCTAATCGCCCTGTCAGTCCTAcagtgtccccctctctctctgagcgtCTACCAAGTGACTCTGATCGCCGCATTTGCTGTAGATCCTCAGAGCAAAGTGGCAGCTGCAGTTCACTCTCACCTCCAAGATTTGACAAGCCTGACAAGGAACACCCTGACCGGTATAATAAGAGTGATAagccagagaaggagagatccTTTGAAGTTGAACATGGTATCGGCGGTGAAAAGGAAAGGCGGGCCGGGCGCAAGGAGAAAGGTGAAAAGGAGAAAGGCGAGAAGCTGAGGAAATTTAGGTTGCTATCTCCCAGTATTCCATCGCCTGAGACGGACCCTGAACTTGAAAGAGAAGGTAGTCCAGGCCTTCGAACCAAAGTCAGCAAGTTTCCTCCTAAGGAAAAAGAAGGCTCAGGCAAAGGACAGCTAGACCTACCACCTTGTGTGGTGCAGCTAACGCGTgtgaaggagaaggaaggaaaaTCGCTTGGTCATGCTGTCCTAGAAAAACAAAAACGTGGGAATGACAGTATTCGGCTTGAATCACCCTCAACTGACCAGAACAGTCCTCCCTTTCACATAAAGCCTCAAAAAGGAGATATAATCAAGCATAGAAAGGTGCCCAAAGACAAAAACATGGCAAGACTGGTTGAAGTTGTAGAAAATGATATTAAAATGAAAGCCAAAATACATATGAAAGCTGGCCCTGGGTTTGATGGTTCTAACTCTTTAGATGTTGACCGTCTAGCTGCACGAAAGAGGCGTTTTGAAGAATCCATGCTGAAGACCGATCGACTGAAGAGGGCCAGTCAGGAAGAGGAAGAGTGTGGTAGATTGGGACTCAGGAAGCCAGCTGAGGAGGAGAATGAGGGTGACAAGAGTCTATTGCAAATAGGGGTTCATAAGAAAGAGCATTGCAAGGCTAAATCTGAGAGACTTGTTACTGTTTTCAGTCCTAAAGATAAACAAGAGTCTGATATTGTCTCCATGGGAATGGGCCTTGGACTCAGTTTGGAACTTCAGTCACGACTTGGAGAGCCAACAGAAGATGAAACCAATCCATTAGACCCACCCTGTCTGAAAATTGAGTTTTGGGGATCAAAAATCCATAGGAGTTCAAGTCTCATGAAAATCTCTGATGATGGGAGTCTTGACCAGGACGCATTCAAGGTACAGCCGCAAGAAGACAATGGTGGGCAGGGTGTAGGACTATACAAAAGCAGAGGGGAGACTGAGGAACGACTTGCGTCTGACATTGACCACTCTCAGAGCTGCCAAAAACAAATGGAACAGAGCCAATGGCTTTGGCAGAAGCTAGAAGAGCCTGACAAATCAGACAAAACTGAAAGCCCACAAGGCAGCAACACAGAGGACTTTGAACGTTTCAGTCTGTTGCATGAGGTAGGAAAATCACGTCAAGATGTCACACATGATTCTCCATCTAACAAACGTAAGAAATCTGATAGTTTTAACTTTGACTTGCTAAGTGCTAAGAGAGAACGACACTACAGGTCTTCCCAGGAATTAAATGAAGACCTTTGCCGGAGTGTCACAGCCTTTTCTGGCTCTGGTCACTTTCCCTCAAATGAAGTGTATGCTTCCCAGTTATCACAATCAGTTACCAATAAAGAGACTAAAGACTCTCCTAAAAAAGAGGACAAAGTCTACTCGCATGTAGATTCATTGAAATACAGCTTGGACGTGACACCCAATAGTCTCAGTTCCCCGAACACAGAATTTCCTAAGTCTAAGACAACATTGCTTGGGTGTGATGAGGAGCTACTTCAACGATGGGAGAGCGGAATCAAATCTGACTTCCTCAGAATGGACATGACCTTCCCCAGTAGCATTGTGAAACGTGAAAGCATTCGCAAACGTCTTGTGCGTGAACTAGAGCCTGGAGAAGTACAGTCAGATTCAGATCATGATGGGGAGAACAAAAACCACTCCACTAAGCCCAACACTTCACTGTCCTCTATCCTCAGAGAACGTGAAGAAAGGTTAACAGACCTGAATTTCTCAGGCTCTCTGGAGAAGAATAAGTTTTATTCTTTTGCATTAGACAAGACTATAACTCCAGACACAAAAGCACTTCTTGAGCGAGCCAAGTCATTGTCTTCCTCAAGGGAGGATAATTGGTCCTTTCTTGACAGAGACTCTTGCTTTGCAAGTCTTCACAGTAGATCAGACAAAGAAAAGGCAGAGTCTGCACCACGACCTATCCCGTCTTGGtacatgaagaagaagaagattcaTACTGACTCTGAAGGTAAACTGGATGACAAAAAGGAGGACCCCAAAGCAGAGGATCAGCAACGGCAGGAGCTGTTTGCCTCTCGTTTTCTTCATAGTTCAATCTTTGAGCAAGATTCACGGCGATTGCAACATCTTGAGCGCAAAGATCCAGATCCTAAGTCGGGATTTGGTAGACATCTTTCCAAACAGGATTCTGTCGAAGGACAACCTGAGCCAGGAGGAGTGGACCTTCAAGAGCCCATAGTGCTTTTCCATAGCCGCTTTCTAGAGCTTCAACAACGGAAGGAGACCTCAAGGGACCACTTTCCACCAGAAATTGAAAACGTTGATGTGGTTGATAAGAGTGAAGGAGAAGTTCAGAATGAACAACAAGAAGGGTCTTCCAAAGTTTCAGAGTTCATGCAGAAGGCTGATATTAAATCAGTCGGCTCTTCTCGCATCCTACCAATTTCATTGTTTCTTCCTTCACCCAGAGCGATATTACCACAGCAGGAGAAAGAGGCTGTTTTAACGTCCTCATCTGAACAAACTGTCTCACCGATTAAAGAGGAAAAAGTGGAACATAGTCGTGATTTGTCCCCACCCCAATCTCCTCCACTAGTAGAGATCCAACCACCATCCTCGATTGTAATCACACCCCTACGGTCTGTCCTTTCAGAGGCTGAGGTTAAAgttaaacctagagaggaactatgTGAACCCAAAGTTACAACTGATAGCAATATTACAGTGGATCATGCATCTTTCTTTGATGATAAGCTTCCCACTCCTGGTGCCTCATTAAGTTGTTTTGATGCAGAGGCTGCCGAATTCCCTTGCTCTGCTTCCCCCAAGATTGAAGATAATATGAACATGGTAAAGATGGAGGTCCAACCACGGAAACCAGATTCTAAGGACCTTGATACACCTCAGAAATCTGAAGCTTCCCATGAGGTTCACATGCCTGTTTCAGAGGCTGAAATGAAACCAGCAAAGCCAATTCGCAAACAACCCAAGAGTAAAAGGGCTAAGCCAAATGTGTCCGAAACACAAATCCTGAAGCACCCCGAAACAGTTGTCTCTGAGAAACCAATTACTCGAAAGAGTGAGCGAATTGACAGAGAGAAAATGAAAAGGTCTTCATCTCCACGAGGAGAAATATCATCAGAGCCTATAACCAAGTCACCAGTTCATGTCCTTGACCCTGAGAATGAATCAAGCCTATTCCTCGGAAGGACTAGACGCCGAAATGTTCGGTCTGTTTATGCCACACCATCTGAAGGGGAGGCCCAGCCACCAGGTAAAGAGGTGGTGGAGTATTCCCGCACCACACGTAAACGTGCTGTTGACAAAGAACCAGTGCAGCAGCTGCAGCAGGACACATTGAACACATCTACTAACACAAGGCGAGGTCGCCCATCCAAGTCACGCAGGCGAGGGGAAGATGTGTCACCAGTGAAAGGAGACTCACAGAAAGCAACCGAGGAAGACATTGATATCAAAGAGACTGTGAACACTGGAGAGGGTTTAAGAATGTCTGAGGGGTGGCATTCACCCCGTATGCAGAAAGTGCAGACCGCTCAAGTGTCTTCACCTACTGGAACCTCTGTTGGCAGGAGAGCAAGTAGAGTAGACAAACAATCTGAGAGTGCACCATCAACAGGAGAGAAGTCGGGTGATAATACTGAAGAGCCTGAGCCCAAAATAAAAGATGAGTCTGAAGAAGCAGGGACATTAGTAGAGGACGCAAAGCAATGCGTGCCAACACAAAAAGACAAAAATCTAACTGATCAAATTGCAAAAAGGTTATCTGAAGGGGACATTGAGAGGATAGAATCTACCTATGTAGAGAAAAGACAAAAATCTGAAAAGAGTGCGAAAGTAAAAGCACCAAGGTTGACACAAAATGCCAAATTGGTGACAGAGGATAAATCGCATTGCTTGAGAAACTTTGAGATTCGTGTAAGCGTAGATGATGTGAAAGGGTTGCTTTGCTCTGGGGAGGATGAGTCTGAATCTTTTGAGACCACTGTTAAAAAGGCCAAACCAGAAACACCAGATAAAGAAGAAACAAGGACTCAGTATCTGAAAGAAGCAGCAGAACTCAGCCCAGAGGAAAAGGAAGTTCTATTAGACCCTGAACCACCGGTGGACCCAGCAGCCGCTCTTTTGGCACGTCAGATGGAACTGGAACGGGCAGTGGAGAATATTGCCAAACTTACAGTTGAGAAACCTATTCAACCCTATAAGGAACCACCTGCAGAGCCACGTAccctactgccccctgtcactgTAGAAACGGAGGGGGAGAAGTCTGCTAATCCTGCCAGTGAAACCGAACTGGCTGCTGCCATTGATTCCATTACTGCTGAAGACATACCTACTGATACAGATGGGTTCACAGCTCCTCCCACTTACACTGCACTTGTTCCTACCCCAGAGCCCCTGGTCTCCCCCTCTGCCGATTATGTTTTGGAACCAGAAAAACACGTTATTGACCCAGACCCAGAGATGGGAGTTCTGATTCCCAGTGTCAAGCCCTTGATGCCAGATGATAAAGCCTCTGAATCATCTGTTTCTGGGGCCTCTGCCCAAGATGATTCCCCTTCACCAGAAGCACCCAAGAAAACAGGGAAAGCAGTCAGAGCTAAGACTCCAAAGAGGTCCAGGGGACGAAAGGCTTGTATCAACAGGAAGGGAGAGACTGCAGAAGATGTACCAGAAGTTGAAACCTCCCCTATCAAGCCAACAGAGTCCATTCCTGAAGACATGGAAATAATCAACTCTAAGGCAGCTACTGCTACAGCAACAGTGGATGTCACATGCACCATGACCGTGGACACCCCTAAGGAGGCAGAACAACCTGCTGCGGAACAACCCGTACCTGAAGAATCTGCCTTTCACGCTAGCACCAAGAGTCCTCCTCATTTCAAAACGTTACAACTATCAGCAGTAGCCCCtgctctttcttcatcccttgcGCTCAAACCATATCCAACCCAATTGAATGTCCCTCCACCCTGCCCCGGCACAATGCCTGTTTCACCAGACTGGCTTTCCAGATCTGAAGAAAGTAGAATTCATGCTACTCCTGCAATTCAAGTTAATGTAGTCACTCCCTCTGCACAAGCAGTAACTGTACTTGGGAACCAGTCAGCAAATCCACCCATGCCTCCTGATACTAAGGCATCGGATATTGACCCTAGCTCCAGCACTCTAAGAAAGATCCTCATGGAGCCGAAATATGTATCAGCATCAAACAGCAATGCCATCCCTACTACAGTCTTAACGACAACGCTGACAGACATTCGCATGTCAGAGAATGAGAACTCGTCTGACACAATGACAGCTTGGAACAAGCATCTTAAAGACAGAACCTCGCCTTTGATACCACATCCCACTTTTCAAAAACCTTCCCCGCTCACAGAGACCCAGCAGAACTTTGGAGAGAAGATAGTCCATTCAGTAATTTCTTCGCCTACTACCTCTGTCATCAGCCGGATTCCAATGCCCTATGATACTGAGGAAGCACCTCGAATCTCCCTAAGTAACCGTAATGCTGGCCTATCTTTACCCAAACAGAAATTCGGATCAAGTATGAACGAGAACAATCGTTACCATGGAGTGGATGCGGCAGAGGATTTGAACAGCAGAGGATGGTCTGTAGTTGAGAGCACACCCTACAACACAGACTCCAGTCCTGGCCTCAGGGTGAATACATCACAGGGTGTGGTAGTACTAAGTTACTCAGGGCAAAAAACAGAGGGACCTCAACGGATCAGCGCCAAAATTAGCCAGATCCCACCAGCCAGTGCAGTTGACATAGAGTTCCAGCAGTCTGTCTCTAAATCTCAGATTAAGCAAGAACCGCTTACCCCATCCCATCCTTCCACCCCCAAGGGACCCCTGACACCCACAGGGTACGGACACCCTGGGGTACTCTTAACTGGCCAGTCATACAATTTTCAGCCTGTCATCTCCACTATTAAGCAGGAGAGTCCTGGTTCTGACAAGTCAGAGTCGTCATATCACACTGGACTTCAGGGTAGCACAGTAATGATGATTCAACCAAAGATGATTCAACAACCGGTCACAAGTCCTCAAGTATTGATATACAAGAAAGGGCTTGGAGTAGAATCTATACCAATGCTGGCGGATATGGCAAAGGCACACCAGACATCCAACCTCAGTCCAATCATGAATCCACATCACCCATCTTTGACTGGAAACCGTATGAGTCCTAGTCCCAGTACCCCAACTGATCAGTCAGTCCCACACCTCAAGCAAGAGCCCTATTCCCCTAGAACAACAGGCCACTCACCTTTTGCCAAAGTTTGCCCTCCCAGCAACTCAATGTCCCCCCATGGCAGCTCTATGGTTTTGCATCCTGGTATGCCTGAGATGTCTCTGTACATCTCCAGTATGCACCACCCCCACCCAGAGCAATCTGTTATCATGACCCCAGTGTCGCATAGCGTCACCCAGTCAGTGTCTATGGGTCGCCTCTCTCACGGCGAGATCAGGATCAACACCCCACACCTTTCTGGAATGAATTACGGAAGACGGGCGGATTTCCTACCATCTTCCCACACTGGGCCCCCTCAGCGCTCCAACATGCCAGCCGTGATCAGAGACATGGTGGTGCAGTCCCACGTGGGCCCCACTCGGGGAGCCTCAGACTGCAGCGTCGAGGAGGACATAAGGCACTACCACCATGGGCTGTGCAGATCCTCtacaccccagctccagtcagaTGTGATGATGATGCAGGCAGAGAAACGGAGAGGGCTGCATCACGCAGGTCTACGTCTGGACCAGTACAGCATGGCCTCCCGAGACATCAGAGACATACGGGACATGCGCATCCTGATGCACCATCAGCTAGGAGAGCACACCATCGCAGAGGGACGTCAGTCACAAACTCCTGAGACAGGAGCAACCTCAATTACCAACATCTCTGCTGCTTCCAATAGTCCCTTGGTTGGAAAAGGCATGACACAGATGGGGAAGGAGACTCCCAAACCATTGGAAGCAAATATGTCTCACCCACCTCATACCGAGAGCAGCAGGATCATGGGGGTCCATTCATCCGTCCCTGTTATGGTatctcctcatcatcatcctcaagGGGTTCAGTTGATTCATCCAGGCGGCGCTGGCTCCTTCCCAGTGTACAGGGATATGCGGGGCTTCCACTCCCAGTTTTCCAGTCACTCTTCGATGGGATTTAACCTGGCTTCCCGCGGCATCACACCTTCCCAG AATGCTGATCTCAGCCACAGGGGAATGCTGTCTCAGTCACTATCTGCTGGGTCACTTGGTGGAGGATGTGAAACCAAATCGGACAACTCCCACCTCCGTCACACAACCTCCATGGACCTATCTCACATGCCCCGGATACAGAGGGACACCATTTCACCCTCTTATACATCTCCCATGGCTCTCTCCCACAAGCAAGAGCTAGTTCTGCAGAAGGGCCCACCAGTCTTCATGTCGAGCCCTCCAGCAGCACCCCTCTCAAGTTCCTCGGAGTTGCGCCCTGAGGGTAAACTGGGGCACTCAGGATACCGGTCCGTCGATATGGTGCAGCTTTTAACG ACATATCCCATAGTGTGGCAAGGCCTGCTGGCACTGAAGAGTGACTCAGTTGCCGTGCAGCTCCACTTTGTCTCTGGCAACAATGTGCTGGCTCACCACTCACTGCCGCCCCTGGAGGGAGGTGCCCCACTCCGCATTGCACAGAGGATGAGACTGGAAGCGTCCCAGCTGGAGGGCGTGGCTCGCAGGATGATG GTGGAGAATGACTACTGCCTCTTGCTAGCTCTGCCATGTGGACGAGATCAGGAGGACGTTCACAGCCAGACCCTTCTCTTGAAAGGAGGCTTCATCACCTACCTACAGAAAAAACAGGCAGCTGGGATCATCAACGTCCCCAACCCCGGCTCTAATCAG CCGGCATATGTGGTGCAGATTTTCCCACCGTGTGAGTTCTCAGAGAGCCACCTGTGCCGGCTTGCCCCCGACCTTCTCAACAGTATCTCCAGCATCTCCCCTCACCTCATGATTGTCATTGCCTCCGTGTAA